The following are from one region of the Pygocentrus nattereri isolate fPygNat1 chromosome 20, fPygNat1.pri, whole genome shotgun sequence genome:
- the LOC119261813 gene encoding chemokine-like receptor 1: protein MNSTPVTQTDVENKNNTTSSTSCSNAMCIFYVATEMIIFILGLAGNGLVIWIAGFKVKKSVVSTWYLSLAVADFIFCSTLPFVVAYTVSKDWTFGGFMCKFGSFMISLNMYSSIFLLVIISVDRCVLVMFPVWAQNKRTIRKALVTVILAWIIAATCSAPPAAIREISYDNNSQKTICRYYNNKEQYAAIIACRFVFSFIVPFVIIIICYIFIIGKLKSNQTVNSKKPVKIMTVLIVTFLICWLPFQTLSLMGLFMPPNNPLVIAYVFSLILAHANRCLNPFLYAFMGKDIKEHCYAFWSKIENAFKEEEDQNTVQGTDTSSSLPRAITLFQLVHHK from the coding sequence ATGAATTCAACCCCAGTGACACAGACAGATGTTGAAAATAAGAACAACACTACGAGTTCAACATCTTGCAGCAATGcaatgtgtattttttatgtagCAACTGAAATGATCATCTTCATCCTGGGTTTGGCTGGAAATGGTTTGGTGATCTGGATTGCAGGATTTAAGGTGAAGAAGTCAGTCGTCAGCACCTGGTACCTGAGCCTGGCAGTGGCTGACTTCATATTCTGCTCCACTCTGCCCTTCGTTGTGGCATATACAGTCAGTAAAGACTGGACCTTTGGGGGATTCATGTGCAAGTTTGGTTCCTTCATGATATCACTCAACATGTACAGCAGCATCTTCCTCCTCGTCATCATCAGTGTAGACCGCTGTGTGCTTGTTATGTTTCCTGTGTGGGCTCAGAACAAGCGCACCATAAGAAAGGCTTTAGTGACGGTCATCTTAGCTTGGATCATTGCAGCAACATGTAGTGCACCACCTGCTGCTATTCGAGAGATTAGTTATGATAATAACAGCCAGAAAACTATTTGTAGGTATTACAATAATAAGGAACAATATGCTGCTATCATAGCCTGCcgatttgttttttcatttattgtccCATTCGTGATCATTATCATTTGTTATATTTTCATCATTGGAAAGCTGAAGTCCAACCAGACAGTAAATTCCAAAAAGCCTGTTAAGATCATGACGGTGCTGATTGTCACTTTCTTGATCTGCTGGCTGCCATTTCAAACACTTTCTTTGATGGGATTATTCATGCCACCTAATAATCCTTTGGTCATTGCATATGTGTTTAGTCTCATTCTTGCCCATGCCAACAGGTGTCTGAACCCATTTCTTTATGCATTCATGGGAAAAGACATTAAGGAGCACTGTTATGCTTTTTGGTCAAAAATTGAGAATGCATTCAAAGAGGAGGAGGATCAGAACACTGTCCAAGGAACAGATACCTCAAGCAGTTTACCCAGAGCAATCACCCTTTTCCAGCTTGTGCACCACAAGTAA